The region GGCGTTCCGCCATTATTTGAAATATCTTTTACTTTTTCGTCAATTTCTTTAGGGAAAACATTTCCAGTCTTTTCTACAATATTTTTAATAGCATCTGTAGCCCCTTTTCTAATGCGTGTATTATCATAATTTATTCCTGAACTTCTAGTTTCGGCAGAGAATTTTACAAATGTTGGGTTTTGGGGACGAAAATTTAATGCACTTTCTCCAGCTAACTCAATGATGGATTTACCTTCAGGTGTATCGTCGCTTAAAGAACTTAAAACAGCCGATCTCATTAATTGTTTTTCATCTATACCATTAGCAGGATAAAAATGCGTTGCTTTTCTGTTACCAATAGTGATAGTTCCTGTTTTATCTAGTAATAAAACATCTATATCTCCAGCTGTTTCTACAGCTTTTCCACTTTTTGTAATTACATTAGCTCGCAACGCCCTGTCCATTCCAGCAATACCAATGGCAGAAAGTAACCCTCCAATAGTTGTAGGGATAAGACATACAAACAAGGCTATAAAAGAAGCAATGGTTATAGGTGCATTAGCATAATCTGCAAAGGGTTTTAAGGTAACAGTAACAATGATAAAGACTAAAGTAAAACCCGCTAGTAAAATAGTTAATGCAATTTCATTAGGAGTTTTTTGTCGTGAAGCTCCTTCTACTAAAGCAATCATTTTATCTAAAAAACTTTCTCCAGGTTCGGTAGTAACTCTTACTTGGATTCTATCGGATAAAACTTTTGTACCTCCAGTTACTGAACTTTTATCTCCACCAGCTTCTCTAATAACAGGAGCAGATTCACCCGTTATAGCACTTTCATCAATTGTTGCAAGCCCTTCAACTATCTCCCCATCAGCAGGGATTATATCACCTGTTTCACAAAAAAACAAATCGCCTTTTTTCAATTCAGATGAAGATACTAATTGTATTTCATTTGAATACACTTTACCAATTTCGGCTATTTTTTTCGCAGGAGTTTCTTCTCTTGTTTTACGTAAACTATCAGCCTGTGCTTTTCCTCGTGCTTCTGCAATTGCTTCTGCAAAATTTGCAAAAAGTAAAGTAAGAAGTAGTATAAGGAAAACTGTAAAATTATACCCAAAACTTCCTTGAGATGTTTCTCCAGTTAAAGTCCATAAGGAAACCAACAGCATTATAAATGTTCCAATCTCTACCGTAAACATAATAGGATTTAGAAACATTATTTTAGGATTCAATTTCACAAAAGATTGTTTCAACGCTTGTTGTATCATATCTTTTTGAAACAATGATTGATTTTTATTCATTTCTAATTAGATTATTTAGTTATTTCATTGAAAAATATTCAGCAATAGGACCTAAAGTTAGAGCTGGAAAGAAAGATAAAGCCGCTACAATTGTTATGATAGCAAATGTTATTAATCCAAATGTGAACGTATCTGTTTTTAATGTCCCTGCACTCTCTGGAATATATTTTTTTTGAGCCAACATACCAGCAATGACTACTGGGCCTATAATAGGAAGGTATCTACAAATAAACATTGTTATACCACACATAATATTCCAGAAAGGAGTATTGTC is a window of Myroides sp. JBRI-B21084 DNA encoding:
- the kdpB gene encoding potassium-transporting ATPase subunit KdpB; protein product: MNKNQSLFQKDMIQQALKQSFVKLNPKIMFLNPIMFTVEIGTFIMLLVSLWTLTGETSQGSFGYNFTVFLILLLTLLFANFAEAIAEARGKAQADSLRKTREETPAKKIAEIGKVYSNEIQLVSSSELKKGDLFFCETGDIIPADGEIVEGLATIDESAITGESAPVIREAGGDKSSVTGGTKVLSDRIQVRVTTEPGESFLDKMIALVEGASRQKTPNEIALTILLAGFTLVFIIVTVTLKPFADYANAPITIASFIALFVCLIPTTIGGLLSAIGIAGMDRALRANVITKSGKAVETAGDIDVLLLDKTGTITIGNRKATHFYPANGIDEKQLMRSAVLSSLSDDTPEGKSIIELAGESALNFRPQNPTFVKFSAETRSSGINYDNTRIRKGATDAIKNIVEKTGNVFPKEIDEKVKDISNNGGTPLVVSENENVLGVIELQDIIKPGIQERFERLRKMGIKTVMVTGDNPLTAKFIAEKAGVDDFIAEAKPEDKMNYIKKEQAEGRLVAMMGDGTNDAPALAQADVGVAMNSGTQAAKEAGNMVDLDNDPTKLIEVVEIGKQLLMTRGTLTTFSIANDVAKYFAIIPALFITAIPALQGLNIMNLHSPESAILSAVIFNAIVIPLLIPLALKGVAYKPIGASALLRRNLFIYGFGGVLVPFIGIKLIDLIVTLFI